Proteins from one Thaumasiovibrio subtropicus genomic window:
- a CDS encoding winged helix-turn-helix domain-containing protein — protein sequence MELNPVFARRLYLALLVNKIERPNVPKLIECTGWPRRTIQDVLKALPGIGIELTFIQDGKRHNDGYYQLCDWGPFDQDWVSDRQALIENTLFT from the coding sequence ATGGAACTGAATCCTGTTTTTGCTCGTCGTCTTTATCTAGCACTGTTGGTCAACAAGATTGAGCGTCCGAATGTGCCTAAGTTAATAGAGTGCACAGGCTGGCCACGTCGTACCATCCAAGATGTCTTAAAGGCTTTGCCAGGAATTGGTATCGAACTGACCTTTATTCAAGATGGCAAACGCCATAATGATGGGTACTATCAGTTGTGTGACTGGGGGCCATTTGATCAAGATTGGGTCAGCGACAGACAAGCCTTGATTGAAAACACCCTGTTTACTTAA
- a CDS encoding chaperone NapD, producing MSEYHVSSLVVHAATDQVETLKRQLEAMPGTEVPAVSEVGKMVVVVEGDSRQCLVDQFETIRQLPGVLAATLVFHQQDNSLAEPARGV from the coding sequence ATGAGTGAATATCACGTGAGCAGCTTGGTTGTTCATGCTGCAACGGATCAAGTCGAAACACTAAAGCGCCAGTTAGAAGCAATGCCGGGGACAGAAGTACCGGCGGTAAGTGAGGTGGGCAAAATGGTCGTCGTGGTTGAAGGTGATAGTCGCCAGTGCCTCGTTGATCAATTTGAAACCATTCGCCAGTTACCAGGGGTACTTGCTGCCACCTTGGTCTTCCATCAACAAGATAATTCGTTGGCTGAGCCAGCCAGAGGAGTGTAG
- a CDS encoding response regulator — MWQVLIVDDHPLLRKGLRQLLNAEPDFEVCGDLASGDEAMQFTQPYDLVLLDLNMRGLNGLETLKKIKDINPTTWVVILTVSDDASDIRQIVQAGADGYLLKDDNPDDMITQLRQLMTHGNHAYSASVKAQLTDILNAHPQLPELTKRETEVLRFVAEGFRNKEIADKLFISESTVKVHVKSVLKKLNAPSRVAATLLYLESQK; from the coding sequence ATGTGGCAAGTCTTAATTGTCGATGATCATCCCCTATTACGAAAAGGGCTACGTCAACTTTTAAATGCTGAGCCTGATTTTGAGGTATGCGGTGATCTTGCCAGTGGTGATGAAGCCATGCAATTTACGCAACCCTATGACCTCGTGTTACTTGATCTCAACATGCGCGGCCTGAATGGCTTAGAGACATTAAAAAAGATCAAAGACATTAACCCAACGACTTGGGTCGTTATCCTCACCGTCTCCGATGATGCCAGTGATATTCGTCAAATTGTTCAAGCGGGCGCGGATGGCTATTTACTTAAGGATGACAACCCTGATGATATGATCACCCAACTGCGCCAACTCATGACACACGGAAACCACGCTTATAGTGCGTCGGTAAAAGCGCAACTCACCGACATCCTCAATGCACACCCTCAGCTTCCTGAGCTGACCAAGCGAGAAACAGAAGTACTGAGATTTGTCGCGGAGGGCTTTCGCAACAAAGAGATCGCCGATAAACTCTTCATCTCTGAATCAACAGTCAAAGTCCACGTCAAAAGTGTCTTGAAAAAGCTTAATGCACCCTCAAGAGTGGCGGCAACTTTACTCTATCTGGAGTCACAAAAATGA
- a CDS encoding nitrate reductase cytochrome c-type subunit, producing the protein MMMKRMILVLLMLGSVSAVVMAQVQSLRGNQDIGDTNTAPSIKVVPKQHDKYALDYVNQPPLVPHAVENYQINQANNACLQCHDVDTYRQTGAPRISPTHYMDRNDVMLTEVAPRRYFCLQCHVTQSDTQPLIGNDFVPAGKFGE; encoded by the coding sequence ATGATGATGAAACGAATGATCCTAGTGCTGCTGATGCTGGGCAGCGTTTCTGCGGTAGTGATGGCACAAGTGCAATCGTTGCGCGGTAATCAAGATATTGGTGATACGAATACGGCACCAAGTATTAAGGTGGTACCGAAGCAGCATGATAAGTACGCGTTGGACTATGTTAATCAGCCGCCGCTGGTGCCGCATGCGGTAGAAAACTATCAAATCAATCAAGCGAATAATGCGTGTTTGCAGTGTCATGATGTCGATACTTATCGTCAGACTGGTGCGCCAAGGATCAGTCCGACCCATTACATGGATCGCAATGATGTTATGTTGACCGAGGTCGCACCGCGTCGTTACTTCTGCTTACAGTGCCATGTAACGCAGAGTGATACTCAGCCTCTTATTGGCAACGATTTTGTCCCCGCAGGTAAATTCGGTGAATAG
- a CDS encoding ArsC family reductase, whose translation MEVTMYGIANCDTIKKAKKWLEAESVAYQFHDYRKQGIDEALLRSFVDALGWEILLNKRGTTYRQLDEADKENIDTEKAISLMLAAPAMIKRPVLKVGEQLHVGFKADQYQTLFK comes from the coding sequence ATGGAAGTCACCATGTATGGCATCGCTAACTGCGATACCATCAAAAAAGCCAAGAAATGGCTAGAAGCCGAATCCGTTGCGTACCAATTTCACGACTACCGCAAACAAGGCATAGATGAAGCGTTACTGCGCTCTTTTGTTGATGCGTTAGGCTGGGAAATCCTGCTCAATAAACGTGGAACAACGTATCGTCAGCTAGACGAAGCCGATAAAGAGAATATTGATACGGAAAAAGCGATATCTCTGATGCTTGCTGCACCGGCGATGATTAAACGCCCAGTGCTCAAAGTAGGCGAGCAACTCCATGTAGGCTTTAAGGCCGACCAATACCAGACGCTGTTTAAGTAA
- the dapE gene encoding succinyl-diaminopimelate desuccinylase: MSAVIELAKEFISRESVTPEDAGCQQVMIERLEALGFKIEVMVFEDTTNLWARRGTEAPLFAFAGHTDVVPAGDLAQWHTPPFEPTEIDGYLHGRGAADMKGSLACMIVAVERFLAEHPNHQGSIGFLITSDEEGPFINGTTRVVDTLMARDEIIDMCIVGEPSSTHYVGDVVKNGRRGSITGDLIVHGTQGHVAYPHLANNPVHQALPALAELAAAKWDNGNAYFPPTSFQIPNVAAGTGASNVIPGDFSVQFNFRFSTELTDTEIRRKVHSVLDAHGLDYTLNWTLSGQPFLTDAGSLLDAVVDAVETVNHKKPELLTTGGTSDGRFIAQMGGQVIELGPVNATIHKVNECVSIADLEKLTDMYQNVLANLLK, translated from the coding sequence ATGTCAGCTGTAATCGAACTCGCGAAAGAGTTCATCTCGAGAGAATCCGTCACGCCGGAAGATGCCGGATGTCAACAAGTCATGATTGAACGCCTAGAAGCACTAGGGTTCAAAATAGAGGTCATGGTATTTGAAGATACCACTAACCTTTGGGCTCGTCGTGGTACTGAAGCCCCTTTATTTGCCTTTGCTGGACACACCGATGTCGTCCCAGCTGGCGATCTAGCCCAATGGCATACCCCACCTTTTGAGCCAACCGAAATTGATGGCTACTTACATGGTCGCGGTGCTGCCGATATGAAGGGGTCACTGGCCTGTATGATTGTGGCCGTGGAGCGATTTCTCGCTGAACACCCAAATCATCAAGGCTCTATCGGCTTTTTAATCACCTCGGATGAAGAAGGTCCTTTCATCAACGGGACAACACGCGTAGTTGACACCTTGATGGCTCGTGATGAGATCATCGACATGTGTATTGTCGGTGAGCCTTCAAGTACGCACTATGTTGGCGACGTTGTAAAAAATGGCCGTCGTGGCTCTATCACGGGCGACTTAATCGTTCATGGTACCCAAGGACATGTCGCTTACCCGCACCTTGCCAATAACCCTGTTCACCAAGCGCTCCCCGCTCTTGCCGAACTTGCGGCAGCAAAATGGGACAATGGTAATGCCTACTTCCCTCCGACCAGTTTCCAAATCCCCAACGTGGCGGCGGGAACAGGCGCATCAAATGTGATTCCTGGGGATTTTTCAGTCCAGTTTAACTTCCGTTTTAGTACCGAACTGACCGACACCGAGATTCGTCGCAAAGTACATTCTGTACTGGATGCTCACGGGCTAGATTACACCCTCAACTGGACCTTAAGTGGCCAACCTTTCTTAACCGATGCAGGTAGCCTACTTGATGCGGTTGTCGATGCTGTAGAAACAGTCAATCATAAGAAGCCAGAACTCCTGACTACGGGCGGGACGTCCGATGGCCGCTTCATTGCACAGATGGGTGGACAGGTCATTGAGCTTGGTCCCGTCAACGCAACGATTCACAAAGTGAACGAGTGTGTCAGCATCGCTGATTTAGAAAAGCTGACTGATATGTACCAAAATGTCTTGGCAAATTTGCTGAAATGA
- a CDS encoding DUF2956 domain-containing protein codes for MANPKTSPKTQQEAMAIAKATQKPGQTKEQTKLIAAGIQKGIEQYKKQHKAKARERDKAQKKRQKAKATQVETAPSVAPDTTAEVTHIETHAPSKLPWILLALSWVGFIAYFLSQ; via the coding sequence ATGGCGAACCCAAAGACCTCCCCCAAAACACAACAAGAAGCCATGGCTATCGCGAAGGCGACGCAAAAGCCGGGACAAACGAAAGAGCAGACGAAACTGATTGCCGCAGGTATTCAAAAAGGCATAGAGCAGTACAAAAAACAACACAAAGCCAAAGCACGTGAGCGAGACAAGGCTCAAAAGAAAAGGCAGAAAGCAAAAGCAACACAGGTAGAGACTGCCCCTTCAGTCGCGCCAGACACCACTGCAGAGGTAACACATATTGAAACGCATGCCCCTTCTAAACTTCCTTGGATCTTATTGGCACTATCATGGGTGGGATTTATTGCATACTTTTTGAGTCAGTAA
- a CDS encoding DUF4156 domain-containing protein: MKKGLLGVFCLAVVGCSVTPLESGAENVTIVFDNTVTPQSCEPIDTWVGSEGHWYSYWFITNFNLTTGALNQLRNHAIHIGGNRIEISPQMEFETSVTFIGHIYDCP, encoded by the coding sequence ATGAAGAAAGGCCTTTTGGGGGTCTTTTGCTTGGCGGTGGTGGGGTGTTCTGTTACCCCGCTAGAGTCTGGCGCAGAGAATGTCACCATCGTGTTTGATAACACCGTTACCCCTCAGTCATGCGAACCCATCGACACTTGGGTCGGCTCTGAAGGCCACTGGTACAGCTATTGGTTTATTACAAACTTCAACCTCACCACAGGGGCGCTAAACCAGCTTCGAAACCATGCCATACATATTGGTGGCAATCGTATCGAAATTTCGCCTCAAATGGAGTTCGAAACCTCTGTGACCTTCATTGGTCACATCTATGATTGCCCATAA
- the napF gene encoding ferredoxin-type protein NapF, giving the protein MDSSKRQFWKRALGQKRSPNEVSLPWTQADFTERCTRCRACVDACETAVIKVGDGGFPVVDLSQGECTFCYACAAHCDVDGLFSSQSETPWQHKVQVLDAVCLPYQQVTCRSCSDSCETRAIRFQLQLKQEATPEIDINQCTGCGSCVSVCPTNAIEVVSA; this is encoded by the coding sequence ATGGATTCTTCAAAACGTCAATTTTGGAAGCGCGCGCTCGGTCAAAAACGGTCGCCAAATGAAGTGAGTTTGCCGTGGACGCAGGCGGACTTCACAGAGCGATGCACACGCTGCCGAGCGTGTGTTGATGCTTGTGAAACGGCTGTTATCAAGGTCGGTGATGGCGGCTTTCCTGTGGTCGATTTATCACAAGGTGAATGCACTTTCTGCTATGCCTGCGCAGCACATTGTGACGTTGATGGTTTGTTTTCTTCTCAGTCCGAGACACCTTGGCAGCATAAGGTCCAAGTGCTTGATGCTGTCTGCCTGCCCTATCAGCAAGTGACTTGTCGCAGTTGCAGTGATAGCTGTGAGACGAGAGCAATTCGATTCCAGTTACAGTTAAAGCAGGAAGCGACGCCGGAAATAGATATAAATCAATGTACTGGGTGCGGTAGCTGTGTCTCTGTATGCCCGACAAACGCAATTGAGGTGGTATCAGCATGA
- a CDS encoding M15 family metallopeptidase — MTPAQLAGLDDSHLEKESRLHPEAATAFRAMCDAARRDNIHIDLASGYRNFHRQCAIWNGKFNGERPLLDAHSHPIDALSLEIGERVHAILRWSALPGASRHHWGTDIDVYSKALLPTDTKLQLEPWEYQKGGHQYPLSQWLANYAHQFGFFFPYRIDLGGVGIEPWHLSYAPISKKCLSQLTPTFLKNLLATENIAGKDWLINHLNDVYQRYICNISE; from the coding sequence ATGACCCCAGCACAGCTCGCCGGGCTCGATGACAGCCACTTAGAGAAAGAGAGCCGCCTCCATCCAGAGGCGGCAACGGCATTTCGTGCCATGTGTGATGCAGCGAGGCGGGATAACATTCATATCGATCTCGCCAGTGGTTATCGAAACTTTCACCGCCAATGTGCCATTTGGAACGGCAAGTTTAACGGCGAGCGCCCACTTCTTGACGCCCACTCTCACCCTATTGATGCCTTAAGCTTAGAGATTGGCGAACGTGTCCATGCGATCTTGCGTTGGTCAGCACTGCCAGGTGCTAGCCGTCATCACTGGGGGACGGATATCGATGTCTATTCAAAAGCACTGTTACCCACAGACACAAAGCTGCAACTGGAGCCTTGGGAGTACCAGAAAGGCGGCCACCAATACCCTTTATCCCAATGGTTAGCCAACTACGCGCACCAATTTGGTTTCTTTTTTCCTTATCGTATCGACTTGGGTGGTGTTGGTATCGAGCCTTGGCACCTTTCTTATGCCCCTATCAGTAAAAAGTGCCTTTCCCAACTCACTCCAACTTTCCTTAAAAATCTATTGGCAACCGAGAATATTGCGGGAAAAGACTGGTTAATCAATCACCTAAATGATGTATACCAGCGTTACATTTGTAATATTTCCGAATGA
- the napC gene encoding cytochrome c-type protein NapC yields the protein MGLIKRFWRWFRKPVNVAVGTLLSLGFVAGIIFWGGFNTGMEMSNTEAFCISCHEMEVNVYEEYVTTIHYTNRSGVRATCPDCHVPKEWTPKMIRKIQASKELYGKVFGLIDTPQKFEDHRLKMAEREWARMEANDSQECRNCHNFEYMDFTAQRTVAAQLHDLAEENGQTCIDCHKGIAHKLPKGHEVVREFPDLTSSGQ from the coding sequence ATGGGATTGATTAAACGCTTTTGGCGCTGGTTTAGGAAACCCGTCAATGTCGCTGTTGGCACCTTACTCAGTTTAGGCTTCGTGGCGGGTATCATTTTTTGGGGGGGCTTTAATACCGGGATGGAGATGAGCAACACAGAAGCGTTCTGTATTAGTTGCCATGAAATGGAAGTGAATGTCTACGAAGAGTATGTCACCACGATTCATTACACCAATCGCTCCGGTGTACGTGCAACCTGTCCAGATTGTCACGTCCCTAAAGAGTGGACGCCAAAGATGATTCGTAAAATTCAAGCATCGAAAGAGTTGTACGGTAAGGTGTTTGGCCTGATTGATACCCCGCAAAAGTTTGAGGATCATCGGTTAAAAATGGCTGAACGTGAATGGGCGCGGATGGAGGCGAACGATTCACAGGAGTGTCGAAACTGTCATAACTTTGAGTATATGGACTTCACGGCGCAACGCACAGTCGCCGCGCAACTTCATGACTTAGCAGAAGAAAATGGCCAGACATGTATCGACTGTCACAAAGGGATTGCACATAAATTGCCGAAAGGCCATGAAGTCGTTCGCGAGTTCCCTGACCTGACTTCATCGGGTCAATAG
- a CDS encoding DUF2919 domain-containing protein — protein MKHWMAHLDNHGWFVPPIWLWLGWVLLSRSWWLVVIAGVSREQGAALLELFYPKQMELYQQMALAAPVVVFMWLSGLRHKLPPWLLRVWQKGRGITLVVLVSDFVIQGYAIANAPLTATLPMLVTAVLTLWFALYLVRSWRVDMTFTMIPSDASRKEEGRGVNDN, from the coding sequence GTGAAGCATTGGATGGCTCATTTGGATAATCACGGTTGGTTTGTGCCTCCGATATGGCTTTGGCTCGGCTGGGTATTGCTTTCGCGTAGCTGGTGGTTGGTTGTCATTGCAGGGGTGAGCAGAGAGCAGGGTGCTGCACTGCTTGAACTGTTTTACCCCAAGCAGATGGAGCTATACCAGCAGATGGCACTCGCTGCCCCGGTGGTGGTGTTTATGTGGCTGTCGGGCTTGCGACACAAGCTGCCTCCTTGGTTGCTCAGAGTCTGGCAAAAAGGCAGAGGGATAACACTAGTGGTACTAGTGAGCGATTTTGTTATTCAAGGCTACGCCATCGCCAATGCGCCGTTAACCGCAACATTGCCGATGCTAGTCACGGCAGTACTGACACTCTGGTTTGCCCTGTATTTAGTGAGAAGCTGGCGTGTCGACATGACGTTTACAATGATTCCATCAGATGCTTCTAGAAAGGAAGAGGGGAGAGGCGTCAACGACAATTAA
- the napA gene encoding nitrate reductase catalytic subunit NapA, with product MTVSRRSFLKANAAVAAASVAGVSLPTAIAQAAEGDNSVKWDKAPCRFCGTGCGVLVGTQNGRVVASQGDPHAPVNKGLNCIKGYFLPKIMYGEDRLNQPMLRKKDGVYDKNGEFTPVSWDEAFDVMADKFKAALKEKGPTAVGMFGSGQWTVWEGYAAAKLYKAGFRSNNIDPNARHCMASAVVGFGRTFGMDEPMGCYDDLEQADAFVLWGANMAEMHPVLWSRLTDRRLSAKHVKVAVLSTFEHRSFELADNAIIFTPQSDLAILNFIAHYIISNDKVNKDFVEKHCNLVKGATDIGYGLRPDHPLEKAAANPNDGSATPISFEAFAKFVADYDVKTVSKMSGVPEDQLIALAEMYAEPKVKVVSYWTMGFNQHTRGVWCNNLVYNIHLLTGKISQPGNGPFSLTGQPSACGTAREVGTFAHRLPADMVVMNPKHREMCETQWNIPAGTIPDKPGYHAILQDRMLKDRKLNAYWVMCNNNMQAGPNINEERLPGYRDPENFIVTSDPYPTVTAMASDLILPTAMWVEKEGAYGNAERRTQFWHQQVKAPGESKSDLWQLMEFSKRFTVEEVWPEDLLAKKPELRGKTLYDVLYANGKADQFKLDEIPDDRLNDDARHFGFYVQKGLFEEYAYFGRDHAHDLAPFDMYHESRGMRWPVVDGKETLWRYAEGHDPYVEKGDGFAFYGKPDKKAVIFALPFEPAAESPDAEYDLWLSTGRVLEHWHTGTMTRRVPELYRSFPDAVLYMHPLDAKARGLRRGDKVKLVSRRGEVETHLETRGRNKVPQGLVYMPFFDAGQLVNKVTLDATDPLSKETDFKKCAVKVMKA from the coding sequence ATGACAGTATCGCGTCGAAGTTTCTTAAAAGCGAATGCCGCAGTCGCGGCAGCATCGGTAGCGGGTGTATCGCTTCCAACTGCGATAGCGCAAGCTGCTGAAGGCGACAATTCGGTGAAGTGGGATAAAGCACCTTGCCGTTTTTGTGGTACTGGATGTGGTGTGCTGGTGGGAACACAAAATGGCCGAGTCGTTGCGTCTCAAGGAGACCCACATGCCCCGGTTAATAAGGGGTTGAACTGTATTAAAGGTTACTTTTTACCCAAGATCATGTACGGAGAAGATCGTCTGAACCAACCTATGCTGCGCAAAAAGGATGGGGTATACGATAAAAATGGCGAATTTACTCCGGTCAGTTGGGATGAAGCCTTTGATGTGATGGCGGATAAGTTTAAAGCGGCATTGAAAGAGAAAGGCCCAACGGCGGTGGGGATGTTTGGCTCTGGACAATGGACGGTATGGGAAGGTTACGCCGCTGCGAAGCTTTATAAAGCTGGCTTTCGTTCTAACAATATTGATCCAAATGCGCGTCACTGTATGGCGTCGGCAGTTGTGGGGTTTGGCCGCACCTTTGGTATGGATGAGCCGATGGGCTGTTATGACGATCTGGAGCAAGCTGACGCGTTTGTCCTATGGGGAGCAAACATGGCAGAAATGCACCCAGTGCTTTGGTCTCGCCTGACCGATCGTCGCCTTTCTGCGAAACACGTTAAAGTCGCGGTACTGTCAACGTTTGAACATCGCAGTTTTGAACTTGCTGACAATGCGATCATTTTTACCCCGCAATCTGATCTCGCCATTCTTAACTTTATTGCCCACTACATCATCAGCAACGACAAAGTGAACAAAGACTTTGTTGAAAAACACTGCAACCTGGTGAAAGGCGCGACAGATATCGGGTATGGCTTGCGCCCAGATCACCCTCTGGAGAAAGCAGCAGCGAATCCGAATGACGGCAGTGCAACGCCAATTAGCTTTGAAGCGTTTGCAAAGTTTGTCGCCGATTACGATGTGAAAACGGTCTCAAAAATGTCGGGGGTGCCAGAAGATCAACTGATCGCGCTCGCCGAGATGTACGCTGAACCAAAAGTGAAAGTTGTCTCTTACTGGACCATGGGATTCAACCAGCACACGCGTGGTGTGTGGTGTAATAACTTGGTTTATAACATTCACCTGCTAACAGGTAAAATTTCTCAGCCCGGGAATGGCCCATTTTCATTGACGGGTCAACCTTCTGCCTGTGGTACCGCCCGTGAAGTGGGGACTTTTGCACACCGCCTGCCTGCAGACATGGTAGTGATGAATCCAAAGCATCGCGAAATGTGTGAGACACAGTGGAACATTCCGGCCGGTACCATTCCTGATAAACCGGGTTATCACGCAATTTTGCAGGATCGAATGCTGAAAGATCGTAAGTTGAATGCGTATTGGGTGATGTGTAACAACAATATGCAGGCGGGGCCAAATATCAATGAAGAGCGTTTGCCTGGTTATCGCGATCCAGAAAACTTTATTGTCACTTCTGACCCCTATCCAACCGTCACGGCCATGGCGTCGGACTTGATCTTGCCGACGGCTATGTGGGTTGAGAAAGAGGGAGCCTACGGTAACGCCGAGCGCCGAACACAGTTTTGGCACCAACAGGTGAAAGCACCTGGCGAGTCAAAATCTGATCTTTGGCAGTTGATGGAGTTCTCTAAGCGTTTCACGGTTGAAGAGGTTTGGCCTGAAGATCTGCTTGCTAAGAAGCCAGAGCTTCGCGGTAAAACGCTTTATGACGTGCTGTATGCTAATGGAAAAGCCGATCAATTTAAGCTTGATGAGATCCCAGATGATCGCCTCAATGACGACGCTCGCCACTTTGGCTTCTACGTTCAAAAAGGCTTGTTTGAAGAGTATGCCTACTTTGGACGCGATCACGCCCATGATCTTGCTCCTTTTGATATGTACCACGAATCGCGCGGTATGCGTTGGCCTGTTGTCGATGGCAAAGAAACATTGTGGCGTTATGCCGAAGGGCATGATCCCTACGTGGAAAAAGGGGATGGATTCGCGTTCTATGGTAAGCCTGATAAGAAAGCCGTGATCTTTGCATTACCCTTTGAACCCGCTGCGGAATCACCAGATGCTGAGTATGACTTGTGGCTCTCGACAGGGCGTGTGCTCGAACATTGGCACACCGGCACCATGACCCGTCGCGTGCCCGAACTCTATCGCTCCTTCCCTGATGCTGTGCTGTATATGCACCCGCTAGATGCGAAAGCTCGCGGCTTGCGTCGTGGCGATAAGGTCAAACTGGTTTCCCGTCGTGGTGAAGTAGAAACGCATCTCGAAACACGCGGCCGCAACAAAGTACCGCAGGGGTTGGTATATATGCCTTTCTTCGATGCTGGCCAGTTGGTAAATAAAGTGACACTCGATGCCACTGACCCACTTTCTAAAGAGACCGACTTTAAGAAGTGTGCGGTAAAAGTGATGAAAGCCTAA
- a CDS encoding ATP-binding protein: MAKRGITARLAMMLFSIIGFSTITVVIAITFYLSSINDAEAINVAGSLRMQSYRLAHSFTYHPELLVEYQRTMSASFTHLGEIIDVIAPDSIHHQYQALHAQWFALLDVIQAQDYAKYNQYLPLFVDQIDAFVLQLQQHTNQKLHILAAMGGGTLLLIVLTVITTLQFSKRHIVAPLHQMVAASKSLSEGDFSTQLHLPNHFELTELANTMNTMSTSLAQLYNELEMKVEEKTHRLAHSNHTLQLLYECSAAMAQHPIKVDHFDLVLDKLMMIEGIRALKLTIITPNTWTLTKGAPSSTKWQLAPIYAEGRHLGDLQWQFDLPCPDQAQLLHACQLLARSVLITESQHNAQHLAMMEERSHIARELHDSLAQSLSFLKIQVSLLKRHYSAPPDALLQLEQGLNDAYTQLRELLTAFRLSLEDTPFAIALSQMLSPYQQQGNLIIENQVSQLTLDKATQPHLLHIIREAVANAIHHANASEITVNIHQSTSTLTAEITDNGIGFDPRIPVDKHYGLTIMNERAALVGANIAIESDKGQGTKITITCPINEEQ, from the coding sequence ATGGCCAAGAGAGGAATCACCGCAAGATTGGCGATGATGCTCTTCAGTATTATTGGTTTCTCTACGATTACCGTCGTTATTGCGATCACTTTCTATCTCTCCAGCATCAATGATGCTGAAGCAATTAACGTCGCGGGTTCACTGCGAATGCAGAGCTACCGCCTCGCCCACTCCTTTACGTACCATCCAGAACTATTGGTTGAATACCAGCGAACGATGTCGGCCAGTTTTACGCATCTGGGCGAAATCATTGATGTTATTGCCCCCGATAGCATCCATCACCAGTATCAAGCGCTACATGCACAATGGTTTGCACTGCTCGATGTTATCCAAGCGCAAGACTATGCCAAGTACAATCAATACTTACCGCTATTTGTGGATCAAATTGACGCTTTTGTGCTGCAACTTCAGCAACATACTAATCAAAAACTCCATATTTTGGCGGCAATGGGCGGAGGAACGCTTCTCTTGATTGTTCTGACTGTCATCACGACTTTGCAGTTCTCCAAACGCCATATCGTCGCGCCTCTCCATCAAATGGTCGCAGCAAGCAAATCACTTTCCGAAGGCGATTTCTCAACGCAACTCCACTTACCCAATCATTTCGAGTTAACAGAGTTAGCCAATACCATGAACACCATGTCGACCTCACTGGCGCAGCTCTATAACGAACTGGAGATGAAAGTAGAGGAAAAGACACACCGACTCGCCCACAGCAACCATACGCTACAGCTATTGTATGAGTGCTCGGCGGCCATGGCACAACACCCGATAAAAGTTGATCACTTCGATCTCGTGCTAGACAAACTAATGATGATCGAGGGCATTCGAGCACTTAAGCTCACCATCATCACCCCGAACACGTGGACATTGACTAAAGGCGCCCCTAGCTCAACAAAATGGCAGCTCGCGCCAATCTATGCAGAAGGACGCCACCTTGGCGATCTCCAGTGGCAGTTTGATCTACCCTGTCCGGATCAAGCGCAACTTCTCCACGCCTGTCAACTACTCGCGCGGAGTGTCCTGATCACTGAAAGTCAGCATAACGCGCAACATCTTGCCATGATGGAAGAGCGCAGCCATATCGCCAGAGAACTTCATGATTCGCTAGCACAATCACTCTCTTTCTTGAAAATCCAAGTGTCGCTACTAAAGCGGCATTACAGTGCACCACCTGATGCCCTCTTGCAGTTAGAGCAAGGGCTGAATGACGCTTATACCCAACTGCGCGAGCTACTCACCGCGTTTAGACTCTCTCTCGAAGATACACCTTTTGCTATCGCGCTCAGCCAAATGCTCTCGCCCTATCAACAGCAAGGCAACCTCATCATTGAAAATCAGGTAAGCCAGCTCACGTTAGATAAAGCAACACAACCACATTTACTGCATATCATTCGTGAAGCGGTCGCGAATGCTATCCATCACGCAAATGCATCTGAAATAACCGTCAACATTCATCAATCAACAAGTACTTTAACCGCAGAGATCACAGATAACGGGATCGGCTTTGACCCTCGGATTCCCGTCGATAAACATTATGGCCTGACGATTATGAATGAACGCGCCGCCTTAGTCGGGGCGAATATCGCGATTGAGAGTGACAAAGGGCAAGGGACAAAGATTACAATTACCTGCCCCATCAATGAGGAGCAATAA